From the genome of Roseofilum reptotaenium CS-1145:
CATGGCACTCTATTTAGAATATCTGCAACAAGAGCAAGATTTAAGAGGCTATGTCTGCGATCAAAAAGGATGGGCCCATGGAATTGCCCATGTAGCTGATTCTTTGGTCGTTCTGGGTCGAAATCCTTATCTTAACGAATCCGATCTCATCCAGCTTTTAGACGGAATAAGTAGCAAATTGCGACACCTCATGGCATCGGTTTACCTCCATTCCGAAGAAGAGAGGCTCGCTAGAGCTGCCGTCAGTATTTGCCAACGGAATCAATTGACAATAGCGCAAATTAATGATTGGCTCAGGAGATCCATTGAACCCGATCTTCGTCGTCCATCCGGTCGTTTTGTTTGGGATGACTTTGAGAGGTATCCTTGGCGAAAAATCCTCACCGATCCGATCGAAAAACTCTGTGCTTATCGAAATCTGCAAAACTTCCTTCGTGCCTTCTATTTCCAGTGGCAAAACCAAGAAATGGCGACCGAAAGACAGCAAACGGTGCAACACCAAATCGGCCGTGCTTTGGAATTTATTGATGCTGGTTTTTATAATACCACTCAAGGATTCTTTGTTAATCCCTAACTATAGTATTTTATGTCTAAAATCATTCTAATTACTGGAGTGAGTCGAGGTCTCGGTCGAGCTATGGCCGAGCAATTTATCCAGTTAGGACATACGGTTATGGGTTGCGCTCGCAATCAGAAGATCGTTGAGGAACTTAATCAGAATTTTAGCAAACCCCATAATTTTATGGCGGTGGATGTAACGGACGATCTGGGAATTAACACCTGGAGTCAAAGGATTTTATCTGAATACGAGCCACCAGATTTACTCATTAACAGTGCTGCGGTTCCCCACCCGCGCATTCCGCTCTGGGAGATTTCCACAGAAGAATTCGATCGCACGATCGATGTTAATATAAAAGGTGTTGCTAACATCATTCGCCATTTCGTCCCGGCAATGGTCGCTCAAAAACGGGGTGTAATT
Proteins encoded in this window:
- a CDS encoding DUF2785 domain-containing protein gives rise to the protein MDAEFLKSIIENRFAIPDRHQVAELTPKLMANLGEVTWELRDRSYMTLSAWIWGWHDCTYYSDAELLELAEQAKRNIKIGLGEAESDRVFLRTYSILLLNDLTDFDRQHPYLDEPEIRDRMALYLEYLQQEQDLRGYVCDQKGWAHGIAHVADSLVVLGRNPYLNESDLIQLLDGISSKLRHLMASVYLHSEEERLARAAVSICQRNQLTIAQINDWLRRSIEPDLRRPSGRFVWDDFERYPWRKILTDPIEKLCAYRNLQNFLRAFYFQWQNQEMATERQQTVQHQIGRALEFIDAGFYNTTQGFFVNP
- a CDS encoding SDR family oxidoreductase → MSKIILITGVSRGLGRAMAEQFIQLGHTVMGCARNQKIVEELNQNFSKPHNFMAVDVTDDLGINTWSQRILSEYEPPDLLINSAAVPHPRIPLWEISTEEFDRTIDVNIKGVANIIRHFVPAMVAQKRGVIVNFSAGWGRYTAANAAPYCASKWAIEGLTGALAQELPSGMAAVSLWPGTIHTDTLEYIYGAEKAAGYISPQTWAQIAVPFLLQIGASDNGKPLSIPTG